One stretch of Muribaculum intestinale DNA includes these proteins:
- a CDS encoding BamA/TamA family outer membrane protein, which produces MIKKNNHTISRSWSMLSLAAMLIVAMAAALSSCSTTRRLPKGETLYTGVKKVEISAPDGAKVPGGVADKVKSAVDVKPNQFKVMGFPVPIPVGLWVYNNWNPDSHGLKGWMYRKLVQEPVTVSDVRPNLRTTMIESVLDNSGYFRGTASYELIPSKRNSRKAKILYTVNTGPAYLLDTIELLPDSTLLCHKIDSLARRSTYMVAGQRYSTDSLSAERIRIANALRNSGYYFFRPEYIEYLADSTIEAQRIALRLTIARNVPKFALKRFTTGNVTVYVNRNEGGGTPDTIPTRRATIIQMMPSKLRHALIPECVTFRKGRTFSVRDMNSTQTYLSRLGIFNSINIEAFPDTTAAEPTLDVAIDCTFDAPLEASIEANVSSKSNSYIGPGATFSVTNRNLWGGGEQLRVGLTGSYEWQTGHDRSSVFNSYEVGINTSLAIPRLLMPHFVRLSRKNINWTRFQLNADLLNRPHYFNMAQFTASMTYDWQTRKYFSYSFTPLKLTYVKLMHTTSVFDSIMARNRAVALSFRDQFIPQMLWSMNYEHPMDRDNVISVNTTFQEAGNISWLLWRAAGVKGEKKLFGMPFSQFVKGTAQVVYSRRLGTGDSWLVSRFLIGAAHAYGNGKEVPYSEQFYVGGANSIRAFTVRSIGPGSYHPEEGSVNSNFDQTGTFKLEFNVEYRFPIYGPLHGALFVDTGNVWLLKADPQRPGGKLEASTFWKEVAVGTGVGLRFDIGMMVIRGDLGIGIHAPYYTGYGGYYNMKSFGNSLAFHLAIGYPF; this is translated from the coding sequence ATGATAAAGAAAAATAACCACACTATATCCCGCTCATGGAGCATGCTGTCGCTGGCGGCTATGCTCATAGTGGCCATGGCTGCGGCGCTCTCGTCGTGCTCCACCACACGTCGTCTGCCAAAGGGAGAGACCCTCTACACCGGAGTCAAAAAGGTGGAGATATCGGCTCCCGACGGTGCGAAAGTGCCGGGCGGAGTCGCCGACAAAGTGAAGAGTGCCGTCGACGTGAAGCCCAACCAGTTCAAGGTGATGGGATTCCCGGTGCCTATACCCGTGGGGCTGTGGGTCTACAACAACTGGAATCCCGACAGCCACGGACTCAAAGGCTGGATGTACCGCAAGCTCGTGCAGGAGCCGGTGACGGTGAGCGACGTGCGCCCCAACCTGCGCACCACAATGATTGAATCGGTGCTCGACAACTCGGGCTACTTCCGCGGCACCGCATCGTATGAGCTGATACCCTCAAAGCGCAACAGCCGCAAGGCCAAGATACTCTACACCGTCAATACCGGCCCGGCATATCTGCTCGACACCATCGAGCTTCTGCCCGATTCGACACTCCTCTGCCACAAAATCGACTCCCTGGCCCGACGCAGTACATACATGGTGGCCGGACAGCGCTACTCGACCGACTCCCTCTCGGCCGAACGCATACGCATAGCCAACGCCCTGCGCAATTCGGGATACTATTTCTTCCGCCCGGAGTACATTGAGTATCTCGCCGACAGCACCATCGAGGCGCAGCGCATAGCCCTGCGTCTGACCATAGCGCGCAATGTGCCGAAATTCGCCCTGAAGCGCTTCACTACCGGCAACGTCACCGTCTACGTCAACCGCAACGAAGGCGGAGGCACCCCCGACACCATACCCACTCGCAGGGCCACGATAATACAGATGATGCCCTCCAAGCTGAGGCATGCACTCATACCCGAGTGTGTCACATTCCGCAAGGGGCGCACATTCTCCGTGCGCGACATGAACAGCACGCAGACCTACCTGTCGCGGCTGGGCATATTCAACTCGATAAACATCGAGGCTTTCCCCGACACCACAGCCGCCGAGCCTACACTCGACGTGGCAATCGACTGCACGTTCGACGCCCCGCTCGAAGCAAGCATAGAGGCCAACGTATCATCCAAGTCAAACAGCTACATCGGACCGGGCGCCACATTCTCCGTCACCAACCGCAACCTATGGGGCGGCGGCGAACAGCTGAGAGTAGGGCTCACCGGCAGCTACGAGTGGCAGACGGGTCACGACCGCAGCTCGGTGTTCAACAGCTACGAGGTGGGCATCAACACATCCCTGGCCATACCGCGCCTGCTCATGCCGCATTTCGTAAGGCTGTCGCGCAAGAATATCAACTGGACACGCTTCCAGCTCAACGCCGACCTGCTCAACCGGCCCCACTACTTCAACATGGCTCAGTTTACCGCCTCGATGACCTACGACTGGCAGACACGCAAATACTTCTCCTACTCTTTCACACCCCTCAAGCTCACCTACGTAAAGCTGATGCACACCACATCGGTGTTTGACTCCATAATGGCCCGCAACCGTGCTGTGGCACTCAGCTTCCGCGACCAGTTTATACCGCAGATGCTCTGGAGCATGAACTACGAGCACCCCATGGACCGCGACAATGTGATAAGCGTAAACACCACATTCCAGGAAGCCGGCAATATATCCTGGCTCCTGTGGCGTGCCGCCGGAGTGAAAGGCGAGAAGAAACTTTTCGGAATGCCATTCTCCCAGTTTGTGAAGGGTACCGCACAGGTGGTCTACAGCCGACGTCTCGGCACAGGCGACAGCTGGCTCGTGTCGCGATTTCTCATCGGAGCAGCCCACGCCTATGGCAACGGAAAGGAAGTGCCCTACAGCGAGCAGTTCTATGTAGGCGGAGCCAACTCAATACGCGCGTTCACCGTGCGAAGCATAGGCCCCGGCTCATATCATCCTGAGGAGGGCTCGGTCAACTCCAACTTCGACCAGACGGGTACATTCAAGCTGGAATTCAATGTCGAATACCGATTCCCCATCTATGGCCCGCTCCACGGCGCACTGTTTGTCGACACCGGCAATGTGTGGCTGCTCAAGGCCGACCCGCAGCGCCCGGGTGGTAAGCTCGAAGCCTCCACATTCTGGAAGGAAGTGGCCGTAGGCACCGGTGTCGGACTGCGGTTTGATATCGGCATGATGGTAATCCGTGGCGACCTCGGCATCGGTATACATGCTCCCTACTACACAGGCTATGGCGGATACTACAACATGAAGAGCTTCGGCAACAGCCTCGCTTTCCACCTCGCCATCGGATATCCTTTCTGA
- a CDS encoding response regulator transcription factor, protein MRIKILIVDDEEPICEILKYNLELEGYEADYALSAEEAMNLDLSSYALFILDIMMDQVSGFDFAKQLRNNIKTENTPIIFCSALDGEDDTVMGLNIGGDDYITKPFVISEVLARVRAVLRRSQASQQYAYNVSQALTEPDIVFKTLRIDRNEKACYLDGQPVALTKTEFEILLFFLTHRNRIYSREEIIREVWPDDVVVSNRTIDTNITRLRKKIDPYGNYIITRLGFGYGFKETI, encoded by the coding sequence ATGAGAATAAAGATTCTTATCGTCGACGATGAAGAACCCATCTGCGAAATCCTGAAATACAACCTTGAGCTTGAAGGTTACGAAGCCGACTATGCATTGTCGGCCGAAGAAGCCATGAATCTCGACCTGTCAAGCTACGCCCTGTTTATCCTTGACATAATGATGGATCAGGTATCGGGCTTCGACTTCGCCAAGCAGTTGCGCAACAATATCAAGACCGAAAATACCCCCATTATCTTCTGTTCGGCCCTCGACGGAGAGGACGATACCGTGATGGGGCTCAATATCGGTGGCGACGACTATATCACAAAGCCTTTTGTAATCAGCGAGGTGCTTGCCCGTGTGCGTGCCGTGTTGCGCCGCTCGCAGGCCTCACAGCAATATGCCTACAACGTATCCCAGGCCCTTACCGAGCCTGATATCGTGTTCAAGACCCTGCGCATCGACCGCAACGAAAAGGCATGTTACCTCGACGGACAGCCGGTGGCACTTACCAAGACCGAATTCGAGATACTGCTGTTTTTCCTCACCCACCGCAACAGAATTTACTCCCGCGAGGAGATTATACGCGAGGTGTGGCCCGACGATGTGGTAGTAAGCAACCGCACTATCGACACCAATATAACCCGCCTGCGCAAAAAGATTGACCCCTACGGCAACTATATCATAACCCGCCTGGGATTCGGCTACGGATTCAAAGAGACAATCTGA
- a CDS encoding sensor histidine kinase has protein sequence MSLIRKHKLNYGWRLFLPLVGLLWLVIIAVAIYQYKNESKLREEIVNDEIRLLNSRIIAAYEQELDLMPVIQFAAKYYENSALNGIRISVYDNHGNLLYCTGTPIPSSVNGKTPPELIAANETGHGTSLRRSDVDPTQAYYYFGVRTSADGKIYVHTAMPYTSALSRELSVDKGMWLLILAMAIGTTIFAYFTTRILGRNVIILHDFATKAAAGEPLPRIDNFPHNELGDISRQIYKLYTEKDAAINRSEREHSIAIKATEDKIHMTRELSNNINHELKTPVGVIRGYLDTIATHQEMVPEMKQKFIENARNAMDRLCNLLNDLSSITRLEEGANSISNEDVDLNDLLFNISTELESINMTNNIHFSYDIPDGCIVIGNYNLLYGMMMNLIRNADFHSRGENCGIRLLSQNSREYTFAFADDGVGVGEQHLSHLFDRFYRIDKGRSRKVGGTGLGLPIVKNTVTVFGGTIFARNRQPHGLEFVFTLMKARQEASSEA, from the coding sequence ATGTCACTGATTAGAAAACACAAGCTCAACTATGGCTGGCGGCTGTTTCTGCCGCTGGTCGGCTTGCTTTGGCTTGTAATCATCGCAGTGGCCATATATCAGTATAAAAACGAGTCGAAGCTGCGCGAGGAGATTGTCAACGACGAGATACGTCTGCTCAACTCGCGCATAATCGCTGCCTACGAGCAGGAACTCGACCTTATGCCGGTAATCCAGTTTGCAGCAAAGTACTACGAAAACTCAGCGCTCAACGGCATACGCATATCGGTCTACGACAACCACGGCAATCTGCTGTACTGCACCGGCACCCCGATACCGTCGTCGGTCAACGGCAAGACGCCGCCCGAGCTTATCGCGGCCAACGAGACCGGCCACGGCACCTCGCTGCGACGAAGCGACGTAGACCCGACACAGGCCTACTACTACTTCGGAGTGCGCACATCGGCCGACGGCAAAATCTATGTACATACAGCTATGCCTTACACAAGCGCCCTGTCGCGCGAACTGTCGGTCGACAAAGGCATGTGGCTGCTGATACTCGCCATGGCCATAGGCACTACAATCTTCGCCTACTTCACCACCCGCATCCTCGGCCGCAACGTAATCATACTCCACGACTTCGCGACGAAAGCCGCCGCAGGGGAGCCGCTGCCGCGTATCGACAACTTCCCCCACAACGAGCTCGGCGACATATCGAGGCAGATATACAAACTGTATACCGAGAAGGACGCGGCAATCAACCGGTCGGAACGCGAACACTCCATAGCCATCAAGGCCACCGAGGACAAGATACACATGACCCGCGAGCTCTCCAACAACATCAACCATGAGCTCAAGACCCCCGTCGGTGTAATACGCGGCTATCTCGACACCATAGCGACCCACCAGGAAATGGTACCGGAGATGAAGCAGAAATTCATCGAAAACGCCCGCAACGCCATGGACCGGCTGTGCAACCTGCTCAACGACCTCTCGTCGATAACACGTCTGGAAGAGGGCGCCAACTCGATATCCAACGAAGACGTCGACCTCAACGACCTGCTGTTCAATATCAGTACCGAGCTGGAGTCAATCAACATGACCAACAACATCCACTTCTCCTACGACATACCCGACGGCTGCATCGTTATCGGCAACTACAATCTCCTGTACGGGATGATGATGAATCTCATACGCAACGCCGACTTCCACTCACGCGGCGAGAACTGCGGCATCAGGCTCCTCAGCCAGAACTCCAGAGAATATACGTTTGCATTCGCCGACGACGGAGTAGGCGTGGGCGAGCAGCACCTGAGCCATCTCTTCGACCGATTCTACCGCATCGACAAAGGGCGTTCACGAAAGGTAGGAGGCACCGGCCTCGGCCTCCCTATCGTAAAAAACACGGTAACGGTATTCGGAGGCACAATCTTCGCCCGCAACCGCCAGCCTCATGGTCTGGAATTCGTATTCACCCTTATGAAAGCCCGGCAGGAGGCTTCATCGGAGGCCTGA
- a CDS encoding SusC/RagA family TonB-linked outer membrane protein — MIGATVHVAGTNRVTSTNVDGKFSIKADKGEKLQISYVGYRRQNITVKNAGALNVVLVNDQNQLNEVVVTALGITRDAKSLSYARQSIDTEPLTEVRGSNLMDMLTGKAAGMQVISGGGPTASTRIVLRGVNSLTGNNQPLIVVDGVPIINNMGEDGDLDFGNPANLINPDEIEDLEVLKGANASALYGSDAANGVILITTKKATKKKGLGVTYGFNLMLGYLYNYPAYQNWYGAGQSCAFERANQGRNFYGSQGTAGGYDPSLPYGIWNPNNAGQDQRSWGMPMLGFDVVGRNGQVRQYSSHPETTKAMYGTSHMYTNSLSVDKVFDGGTFRLSYTNIISDDVLKGVNDLERHTFNLHTTADIAKWWNVDVSTRYVYEEVENRAFRNSSDRNPVYLFANLSRDASIDELVPWKKPDGTAYNFKGFTNPFWSLNECDNSDNKHWFMGNVTFNFKPYKMVDVRLRAATDLQVSEGWSFTNLNTPFDTDGEYMRWKRDWRNTNYEALVMFHNGFWDNLLNVNASIGASAQSIHGSRMYSKASQLQFKDMRSLSNAKGLVSALEESEGKKKQAVYGALSLGIDGWAYIDATARNEWSSALPQNNNSYFYWSVGTGLVISDLLKLDQHIFPLVKVRGSYAKVGNDTGYDRLISGYYKAEDGSFLGIPYFTGESVLKTLGLRPEMTKSWELGAELRFFDNRFSFDFTYYNKATTDQIVEADAPLASGYQREIINAGKMTNKGVELSFSVTPIRTRDWTWEIRANWAKNNNMVVALAPGIDRFEIRGRDNIKSYAEVGKPYGVFYGNDYKRDENGNIYVGRDGKAEYEPDRYLGSIQPDWIGGAGTTLRWKNLSVGAAIDFSHGGNFWSYTTFRGGIDGNTVNTLEGRLENQISRLVYGENDRERQGVLESQYTNVPGSDPNTNPVIYADWARPKGVWVGNTVYSEGLEYWGGKQSMTWVTPTDHWCHNGTSSAARYIYSASYVKLREISVGYSVPQEWLRKSFIRSAKVSVVGRNVAILYQNCPKGMDPQATSSTGNAQGFEEGFTLPQATWGFDIKVTF, encoded by the coding sequence ATCATCGGCGCTACCGTGCATGTCGCAGGTACAAACCGAGTCACCTCCACCAATGTCGACGGCAAATTCTCCATAAAGGCCGACAAGGGCGAAAAGCTCCAGATCAGCTACGTAGGCTATCGGCGTCAGAATATAACAGTAAAAAATGCGGGTGCTCTCAACGTAGTGCTCGTAAATGACCAGAACCAGCTCAACGAGGTGGTTGTGACAGCGCTCGGTATCACACGCGACGCCAAGTCGCTCTCCTACGCGCGGCAGTCAATAGATACAGAGCCTCTTACAGAGGTGCGTGGCTCCAACCTCATGGATATGCTTACCGGAAAAGCCGCCGGTATGCAGGTAATATCCGGCGGTGGTCCTACCGCCTCGACACGTATAGTGCTGCGCGGTGTCAACTCTCTCACCGGCAACAACCAGCCGCTTATCGTAGTCGACGGAGTGCCCATCATCAACAACATGGGCGAGGACGGCGACCTTGACTTCGGCAACCCGGCCAACCTTATCAACCCTGATGAAATCGAGGACCTCGAGGTGTTGAAGGGAGCCAACGCCTCGGCTCTCTATGGTTCCGATGCAGCCAACGGTGTGATTCTTATCACCACCAAGAAGGCCACCAAGAAAAAAGGCCTCGGTGTGACTTACGGATTCAACCTTATGCTCGGCTACCTCTACAACTATCCTGCCTATCAGAACTGGTATGGCGCAGGACAGTCATGTGCCTTCGAGCGTGCCAATCAGGGACGTAATTTCTATGGAAGCCAGGGTACTGCCGGAGGATATGACCCAAGCCTTCCATACGGCATATGGAATCCCAACAACGCCGGTCAGGACCAGCGCTCGTGGGGCATGCCGATGCTCGGCTTCGACGTTGTTGGACGTAACGGCCAGGTGCGTCAGTATTCGTCGCATCCCGAGACCACCAAGGCCATGTATGGTACGAGCCATATGTACACCAACTCACTTTCGGTCGACAAAGTGTTCGACGGAGGCACATTCCGTCTGAGCTACACCAACATCATCTCCGATGACGTGCTGAAGGGTGTGAACGATCTCGAACGCCATACCTTCAACCTCCATACCACTGCCGACATAGCCAAATGGTGGAATGTCGACGTGTCCACCCGCTATGTCTACGAAGAGGTCGAGAACCGTGCGTTCCGCAACTCCTCCGACCGTAATCCGGTGTATCTTTTCGCCAATCTGTCGCGCGATGCCTCTATCGATGAACTTGTCCCCTGGAAGAAGCCCGACGGCACAGCCTATAATTTCAAAGGCTTTACAAATCCGTTTTGGTCGCTCAACGAGTGTGACAACTCCGACAACAAGCATTGGTTCATGGGCAACGTCACATTCAACTTCAAGCCCTATAAGATGGTCGACGTGCGTCTGCGCGCCGCTACCGACCTGCAGGTGAGCGAGGGCTGGTCATTCACCAATCTCAATACACCCTTCGATACCGACGGCGAGTACATGCGCTGGAAACGCGACTGGCGCAATACCAACTACGAAGCCCTTGTGATGTTCCACAACGGATTCTGGGACAATCTTCTCAATGTCAACGCCAGCATCGGTGCGTCGGCCCAGTCGATACATGGCTCACGAATGTATTCCAAGGCTTCTCAGCTCCAGTTCAAGGACATGCGCTCGCTTTCCAATGCCAAAGGCCTCGTGAGCGCTCTTGAAGAGAGCGAAGGGAAAAAGAAACAGGCCGTGTACGGAGCCCTTTCTCTCGGTATCGACGGGTGGGCATACATCGATGCTACCGCACGCAACGAATGGTCATCTGCTCTTCCCCAAAATAATAATTCATACTTCTACTGGTCGGTAGGTACCGGTCTGGTGATTTCCGACTTGCTCAAGCTCGACCAGCATATCTTCCCGCTCGTAAAAGTTCGCGGCTCTTACGCCAAGGTGGGCAACGATACGGGCTACGATCGTCTTATCTCGGGATATTACAAGGCTGAGGACGGTTCATTCCTCGGTATACCTTATTTTACCGGTGAATCAGTGCTGAAGACACTTGGTCTGCGCCCGGAGATGACCAAATCGTGGGAGCTCGGTGCCGAACTCAGATTCTTCGACAACCGCTTCTCGTTTGACTTCACATATTACAACAAGGCTACCACCGACCAGATTGTAGAGGCCGACGCTCCTTTGGCCTCAGGCTATCAGCGCGAGATTATCAACGCTGGCAAGATGACCAACAAGGGTGTAGAGCTCAGTTTCTCTGTAACTCCGATACGCACACGCGACTGGACTTGGGAGATACGTGCCAACTGGGCGAAGAACAACAATATGGTGGTGGCGCTCGCTCCCGGCATTGACCGTTTCGAAATCCGCGGACGTGACAATATCAAATCATATGCCGAAGTGGGCAAGCCCTATGGCGTGTTCTACGGCAACGACTATAAACGCGACGAAAACGGGAATATATATGTAGGCCGCGACGGCAAGGCCGAGTATGAGCCGGACCGGTATCTCGGTTCGATTCAGCCCGACTGGATTGGTGGTGCCGGAACAACTCTACGCTGGAAGAATCTCTCCGTGGGCGCTGCCATTGACTTCAGCCACGGTGGCAACTTCTGGAGCTACACCACATTCCGCGGAGGTATCGACGGAAACACAGTGAATACCCTTGAGGGCCGTCTCGAAAATCAGATTTCGCGCCTCGTCTATGGCGAGAACGACCGCGAACGTCAGGGTGTGCTCGAATCGCAGTATACCAATGTACCCGGCTCCGATCCGAATACCAATCCTGTGATTTATGCCGACTGGGCGCGTCCCAAGGGTGTATGGGTAGGCAACACCGTATACTCCGAGGGGCTTGAATATTGGGGTGGCAAGCAGTCGATGACATGGGTTACTCCTACCGACCACTGGTGTCACAACGGCACTTCGTCGGCCGCACGCTATATATATTCGGCTTCTTATGTGAAGTTGCGCGAAATCAGCGTAGGCTATAGTGTGCCTCAGGAATGGCTGCGCAAGTCATTTATCCGTTCGGCCAAGGTTTCAGTTGTAGGCCGCAACGTGGCGATTCTCTACCAGAACTGCCCCAAGGGTATGGATCCGCAGGCTACATCCTCCACCGGCAATGCCCAGGGCTTCGAGGAAGGCTTCACTCTGCCGCAGGCCACATGGGGATTCGACATCAAAGTCACATTCTAA